TCGTCCCCCTGGAGAACATAACCGCCCTCGGCACCGGCGACTTCAGGTTCCTCGTCCTCTTCGATGGAGAGCCGGCGGCAGGTCTGGAGGTCAGGCTTGCGACGACCGCAAACCCATCCGTGGGGAAAGGGGTCACCGACGAGGATGGAGTCGTCCTCCTCGCCGTCCCCGAGCCGGGGCTCTGGATCGTGGCAACGGAGCATAAAGACGGCGAGATGGTGCTTCTGCCACAACACGGGCCGGACGCCGTCGAGGAGAGCTTTGTAGGAACAGGCTACTTCTCCGTCCTGACCCTCCGGCAGGACTATACTAAGCCCGAGGCGGACTGAAGGTCCGCCTCACCTCTTTTTCTTCTTTTTGACCTTCTAGGTCCCTCACCCGAGGATCCTCTTCAGCCCCTCGACCGCCTCATCTTTTGTGATGGGCGTCTGATGGAAGTGATGGCTGCAGCAGCCCCTCAGGGAGTGGAAGAGGTCCACCAGGATCGGGACCTCCAGGCCGAGGCCCTCCAGGACCTCCCTCTCCTCGAGGATCTCCCTCAGGGGGCCGTACCCCATCACCCTCCTATCCAGGAGGAGGATCTCGTCGGCCATCAGGGTCACGATGTTGACGTCGTGGGTGGCGGTGATGATCGTCGTCCCCGAGTCGCAGAGGTCTCTTATGAGGGAGACGACCGTCCTCTTGGACTTGGGGTCGAGGTTCGAGGTCGGCTCGTCCATCACCAGGACCTCCGGCCTCATGGAGAGGACCGAGGCGAGGGCCGCCCTCTTCTTCTGGCCGAAGCTGAGGTGGTGGGGGGCCTTCCCTTCGAGCCCTTGGAGGCCCACCGCCTCCAGGGCCCGGGAGACGTCCCGGTCCACCTCCGCCTCGGCCCTGCCGAGGTTCCGGGGGCCGAAGGCGACGTCCTCCCGGAGGTTGGGCATGAAGAGCTGGTCGTCGGGGTCCTGGAAGACCATCCCCACCCGGCTGCGGACCCAGGGGAGGCTCTCCTCCTCGACCTTCCGGCCGAGGATCCTGACCGTCCCATCCCCCCTCAAAAGGCCGTTCATGTGAAGGAGGAGGGTCGACTTTCCGGCGCCGTTGGGGCCGAGGAGGGCGACCGACCTCCCCCGCTCTACGGAGAAGCTGACCCCGTCGAGGGCTCTTGTCCCGTCGGGGTAGCTGTAGCTGAGATCCTGGATCTCGATGGCGTATTCGCT
The sequence above is drawn from the Methanothrix harundinacea 6Ac genome and encodes:
- a CDS encoding energy-coupling factor ABC transporter ATP-binding protein, translated to MGEEPRRGGGRPPPPADRSRRHPGDDPLSEYAIEIQDLSYSYPDGTRALDGVSFSVERGRSVALLGPNGAGKSTLLLHMNGLLRGDGTVRILGRKVEEESLPWVRSRVGMVFQDPDDQLFMPNLREDVAFGPRNLGRAEAEVDRDVSRALEAVGLQGLEGKAPHHLSFGQKKRAALASVLSMRPEVLVMDEPTSNLDPKSKRTVVSLIRDLCDSGTTIITATHDVNIVTLMADEILLLDRRVMGYGPLREILEEREVLEGLGLEVPILVDLFHSLRGCCSHHFHQTPITKDEAVEGLKRILG